Proteins from a single region of Litoribacterium kuwaitense:
- a CDS encoding carbohydrate ABC transporter permease encodes MSSRVSMGLTHLALILFGLIWVYPFIWMVSSSLKTNASFLTSGVNPVPEKLHWENYERAWNVANFSGYFLNSVVITLGTVIIVVTLSCLTGYALGRVNFPGRRAVIAITGAMMFIPTGYTIIPLYELMKFLGLSNTIFGVILAESSGAHVLFILLFAAFFSRVPNEIEEAAIIDGCGFLKIFFKVILPSAKPVVATAVIMQFIWTWSSFLIPLVLTLNNPELRTLAVGMLSFVGKYQTDWTGMAAGASISLLPVIFIFILMQRYFIEGISGSVK; translated from the coding sequence ATGAGCTCAAGGGTATCAATGGGGCTAACTCACTTGGCGCTGATCCTATTTGGTTTGATATGGGTTTATCCTTTTATTTGGATGGTATCTTCCTCCTTAAAAACCAACGCTTCCTTTTTAACATCCGGTGTTAATCCGGTACCAGAAAAACTACACTGGGAAAACTATGAGAGAGCTTGGAATGTTGCGAACTTTTCTGGTTACTTTCTAAACTCAGTTGTTATTACCCTTGGGACTGTAATAATTGTCGTAACGTTAAGTTGTTTAACAGGGTACGCTCTTGGAAGGGTGAACTTTCCAGGTAGGAGAGCAGTCATAGCAATTACTGGAGCAATGATGTTCATTCCAACGGGCTACACGATTATCCCATTATATGAATTGATGAAATTTTTGGGTCTATCTAATACCATATTTGGTGTAATACTAGCAGAGTCAAGCGGGGCGCACGTGTTGTTTATTTTATTGTTTGCTGCATTTTTTAGCCGGGTTCCTAACGAAATTGAGGAAGCGGCTATCATCGATGGATGTGGATTTCTTAAGATTTTTTTTAAGGTAATTTTACCATCAGCAAAACCCGTCGTAGCAACAGCTGTAATTATGCAATTTATCTGGACATGGAGTTCATTTTTAATCCCCTTAGTATTGACTCTGAATAACCCTGAGTTAAGAACGTTAGCAGTTGGTATGCTTTCGTTTGTGGGTAAATACCAAACCGATTGGACGGGTATGGCTGCGGGAGCATCCATATCATTACTACCTGTCATTTTTATATTCATACTCATGCAAAGATATTTCATTGAGGGGATTTCCGGATCGGTAAAATAG
- a CDS encoding carbohydrate ABC transporter permease, translating into MSKAKRNRKVNKQTKQRYIWAYIFILPQILMFLGLSLYPIIMSYVYSFYDWSGVGPMNDFVGFDNYLKVFTEEMFWNAFKNTFVYTAGFVTISVTSGLILALILNNPKLKGRVVYRTLFFLPVVTTMAIVGIIMKNIFGNTGLINQVLQMIGVIDEALPWLINPVTAMIVLILVGSWKETGIIMIYWLTGLQMIPKELYEAAKIDGAGSMQVLRYITLPLLAPIGATILLLTTVSSMRVFDLVKTLTNGGPFYSTETLELYIYRFAFASEGQSQIGYASTVGVILGMTVFIISLLLGWVVLKLNKQKGKNDLKTEMKKI; encoded by the coding sequence ATGTCTAAAGCAAAACGAAATAGGAAAGTGAATAAACAAACTAAACAACGTTACATATGGGCATATATATTTATTTTACCACAAATCTTGATGTTCCTCGGTTTATCCCTTTATCCAATTATTATGAGTTATGTTTATTCGTTTTATGATTGGTCTGGTGTCGGCCCAATGAATGACTTTGTAGGTTTTGACAATTATTTAAAGGTATTCACCGAGGAAATGTTCTGGAACGCTTTTAAGAATACGTTTGTATATACAGCAGGATTTGTAACGATTTCAGTAACATCGGGATTAATATTGGCTTTAATATTAAACAATCCCAAACTAAAAGGGAGGGTTGTCTATCGAACATTATTCTTCCTTCCCGTAGTAACAACAATGGCGATCGTTGGTATCATTATGAAAAACATTTTTGGAAATACTGGCTTAATTAATCAAGTACTTCAAATGATTGGAGTAATTGATGAAGCTTTGCCATGGTTAATTAACCCAGTGACAGCCATGATTGTCCTTATTTTAGTCGGTTCATGGAAAGAGACCGGAATCATAATGATTTATTGGCTAACTGGTTTGCAAATGATTCCAAAAGAATTATATGAAGCAGCCAAAATTGATGGCGCAGGAAGTATGCAAGTATTGCGTTACATCACCTTACCTTTATTAGCTCCAATTGGCGCTACAATTTTATTGCTCACTACTGTTAGTAGTATGAGGGTATTTGATCTAGTAAAAACATTGACAAATGGGGGTCCTTTCTATTCCACAGAAACGCTAGAATTATATATTTATAGATTTGCTTTTGCTTCCGAAGGACAATCCCAAATAGGTTATGCATCAACAGTAGGGGTGATTTTGGGTATGACTGTATTTATCATTAGCCTGTTACTTGGGTGGGTTGTATTGAAATTGAACAAGCAAAAGGGAAAAAATGATTTGAAGACGGAGATGAAAAAGATATGA
- a CDS encoding ABC transporter substrate-binding protein encodes MKSEKNMFIVICFFGLLGLGLVGCQSSESNSNEESDKVTLELWNNVAAGRSYFPILIEEFEKENPNIEIELNNLNVESSEAEYQAAISDESLPDIFSTDALTINEFVNLDLVRELDELFPADVRDEYNQGVFDEGNASLNGHVYLFPVYKGGTYYMFYNKQVLNDLGVSKTPTTWEELNEVGQEIYNKSDGATYGLIFGGQSGWLVEAITKLFATELSPESDYDYKNGDYKYATEGYIETMKYMKELRENKVLSLSTLETDSTVARELFVSGQAAFLIDGNWTGQLLNESGFKDWGVLKLPTKDQNGKQYGEFGLGSNDGLYVAKDTKHWNEVKKFMEFLRENMYEEILRDGEPIVAKKISNFDIDLPFEQMTEISDIFDEMNVRTPDPIVVNSEAQVIEVETQKNAPDAAPGSILMGYLTGQVEDVESELKKYEEGYNQAFKDALEDNENITQEDFKFPNWVPYEPYTSEDYKELN; translated from the coding sequence ATGAAGAGTGAAAAAAACATGTTTATAGTGATCTGTTTTTTTGGATTACTAGGGCTGGGGTTAGTAGGTTGTCAAAGTAGTGAATCCAACAGTAATGAAGAATCAGATAAAGTAACTCTTGAATTGTGGAACAATGTGGCAGCAGGGCGGTCATATTTCCCTATCCTAATAGAAGAGTTTGAAAAGGAAAATCCGAATATTGAAATTGAATTAAATAACTTGAATGTTGAATCGAGTGAAGCAGAATATCAGGCAGCGATATCAGATGAAAGTTTACCAGATATTTTCAGTACTGATGCATTAACAATTAATGAATTTGTAAATCTTGACTTAGTTCGTGAATTAGATGAATTATTTCCTGCAGATGTTCGAGATGAATATAACCAAGGCGTGTTTGATGAAGGAAATGCTTCGTTAAATGGTCATGTATATTTGTTTCCTGTCTATAAAGGAGGAACATATTACATGTTTTATAACAAGCAAGTATTAAATGATTTGGGAGTTAGTAAAACGCCAACGACATGGGAAGAGTTAAATGAAGTTGGCCAAGAAATTTATAATAAGTCTGACGGTGCAACGTATGGTTTGATTTTTGGGGGACAGTCCGGCTGGCTGGTCGAGGCAATAACAAAATTATTTGCCACGGAATTGTCTCCAGAAAGCGACTATGATTATAAAAATGGTGACTATAAGTATGCTACTGAAGGATATATAGAAACAATGAAATACATGAAAGAACTACGAGAAAATAAAGTGTTGTCGCTTTCAACGCTTGAAACTGACTCTACTGTAGCGAGAGAATTGTTCGTTTCAGGTCAGGCCGCGTTTCTAATAGATGGCAATTGGACAGGTCAATTGTTAAATGAAAGTGGTTTTAAAGATTGGGGTGTTTTGAAATTACCGACTAAAGATCAAAATGGGAAACAGTATGGTGAGTTTGGTCTAGGTAGTAATGATGGGTTATATGTTGCCAAAGATACTAAGCATTGGAACGAAGTTAAAAAATTCATGGAATTTCTGAGAGAAAATATGTACGAAGAGATATTAAGGGATGGGGAACCTATAGTGGCCAAGAAAATCTCAAACTTTGATATTGATTTACCTTTCGAGCAAATGACAGAAATATCAGATATATTTGACGAGATGAACGTAAGAACTCCTGATCCTATCGTGGTGAATTCGGAAGCACAAGTGATTGAAGTGGAAACTCAAAAGAACGCTCCTGATGCTGCCCCTGGTTCTATTTTAATGGGATACCTTACTGGACAGGTGGAAGATGTGGAAAGCGAACTTAAAAAGTATGAAGAAGGATATAACCAAGCATTTAAGGATGCTCTCGAAGACAATGAAAATATTACGCAAGAAGATTTCAAATTTCCAAATTGGGTTCCTTATGAGCCTTATACCAGTGAGGACTATAAGGAATTGAATTAA